The following are from one region of the Geoalkalibacter subterraneus genome:
- a CDS encoding lysophospholipid acyltransferase family protein, whose protein sequence is MKSHDFLTDSYQTAEGAAAWPYSLLPSLFYYSRMLRIVLRSSRMARTNVYDEEAWAASSRDIIEALEKVGVRFSIEGRDHLKELSSPCVFVGNHMSTLETFVLPGLLVPFTPLTFVIKRSLMEYPVFRHVMATRDPVVVDRTNPREDFKVVMEEGTKRLSAGVSIVVFPQTTREDQFDPAHFNTIGVKLAKRAEVPVIPVALKTDAWSNGRFIKDFGPIRPQKTVHFAFGEPLTVTGNGQQQQAAVVDFIQSKLDQWQD, encoded by the coding sequence GTGAAATCACATGACTTTTTGACCGATAGTTATCAGACTGCCGAGGGCGCCGCTGCATGGCCCTATAGTCTCCTGCCTTCCCTGTTCTATTACAGCCGCATGTTGCGCATCGTGCTGCGCTCCAGTCGCATGGCCAGAACGAATGTCTATGACGAAGAAGCCTGGGCCGCGAGCAGTCGCGATATCATCGAGGCGCTGGAAAAAGTCGGTGTCCGCTTTTCCATTGAAGGGCGCGATCATCTCAAGGAGCTATCCAGTCCCTGTGTTTTCGTCGGCAACCATATGAGTACCCTGGAGACCTTTGTTCTGCCGGGGTTGCTGGTTCCCTTCACCCCTCTAACCTTCGTGATCAAGCGCAGCCTGATGGAATATCCCGTATTCCGCCATGTCATGGCGACCCGCGACCCGGTGGTGGTGGATCGGACCAACCCGCGCGAGGACTTTAAGGTGGTGATGGAAGAGGGGACGAAGAGGCTCTCCGCCGGAGTTTCCATCGTTGTCTTTCCGCAGACCACCCGCGAAGATCAGTTCGATCCCGCGCATTTCAATACCATCGGCGTCAAACTGGCCAAGCGCGCCGAAGTTCCGGTCATTCCGGTGGCTCTGAAGACCGATGCCTGGAGCAACGGCCGCTTCATCAAGGATTTCGGTCCCATACGTCCGCAGAAAACCGTCCATTTCGCGTTCGGCGAGCCGCTGACCGTGACCGGCAATGGTCAGCAGCAACAGGCCGCGGTGGTGGACTTCATTCAATCGAAGCTCGATCAGTGGCAGGATTGA